The following proteins are co-located in the Solanum pennellii chromosome 1, SPENNV200 genome:
- the LOC107009654 gene encoding UV-stimulated scaffold protein A homolog isoform X1 produces the protein MEEEKDKMVVAGLIDKATNSTRPEVEPRLLKSIKSVVRSSDSELRLAAQTLISLMKRDHSQVRYLALLIIDELFMRSKLFRTIVVENLDQLLTLSVGFRRNLPLPPPASVASVLRPKAIEFLEKWNSSFGIHYRQLRLGYDYLKNTLRFQFPNLQANAARIRQERREREMRTKEILLKKFETLKENLASIKDEIQSTVDEIGECLNILSTKDEEDILLPSLDDEDIVEFRNSELRQIRLDSLKEGEKIKVDSENEVVFDALRELFKVLVTNHMVTLQEWISVLIRVETTDTSFRDAILKDFIDIRNHLKSVKKKCEESGCTLPKTRSVEDEDIWEEGNVEPENGKLFKMPDQGEDCSLNLNFNGMRVEAPECSNVSLKGKEKLQEAKGGSETDTSRGKLLAEAPVMKWGSFLDDWGSTSRDALANQRGLDLDGHWGRVDHDAVIPAEKIAELKVHATVYREDPVEIQPCRAPLRNGELCQRRDLKICPFHGPIIPRDDEGKPIDTGSSIEDQAAQLVDQQEPINACPSVAEKIHDLDDKLVEKLAKQAVKNVRQRDREETKKREQDKQILKRAKLAKVREHNQEVLRDAALASTSRSLHAGEDQDRSSLSKSSSTSKKETLASMLKKKETAKDRLGQRLLNARVRDATVRQLTVAEDSNYREAFPNQW, from the exons ATGGaggaagaaaaagataaaatggtGGTAGCAGGGTTAATTGATAAAGCCACCAACTCCACCAGACCGGAAGTGGAGCCCCGACTTCTCAAATCCATCAAATCGGTGGTCCGTTCCTCTGATTCCGAGCTCCGACTCGCTGCGCAAACCCTAATTTCCCTCATGAAACGTGACCACTCTCAG GTACGATATCTCGCTCTTCTCATAATAGATGAACTCTTTATGCGCTCAAAGCTTTTTAGAACTATTGTTGTCGAGAACTTGGATCAGTTACTCACATTAAGTGTTGGCTTCAGAAGGAATCTGCCGCTTCCGCCTCCTGCCTCTGTTGCTTCTGTATTACGCCCCAAAGCAATTGAGTTCTTAGAGAAGTGGAATTCTTCATTTGGTATTCATTATAGGCAGCTCAGGCTGGGGTATGACTATTTGAAGAACACCCTCCGctttcaatttccaaatttgCAAGCAAATGCAGCTAGGATTCGGCAGGAAAGGAGGGAAAGAGAGATGAGGACAAAGGAGATCCTGCTGAAGAAGTTTGAAACCTTGAAGGAGAACCTTGCTTCTATAAAAGATGAAATTCAGTCAACAGTTGATGAAATTGGCGAGTGTTTGAACATTTTAAGCACAAAGGACGAAGAAGATATATTGTTGCCTTCTTTAGATGATGAAGATATTGTGGAGTTCCGCAACTCTGAACTCCGACAAATCCGTCTTGATTCCTTGAAGGAGGGGGAAAAGATTAAAGTTGACAGTGAGAATGAAGTTGTATTTGATGCATTGAGGGAACTATTCAAGGTTCTAGTAACAAACCATATGGTCACATTGCAAGAATGGATCTCTGTTCTCATAAGAGTGGAAACAACCGACACTAGTTTCAGGGACGCCATATTAAAGGATTTTATTGATATTCGTAATCATCTCAAATCAGTGAAGAAAAAATGTGAAGAATCTGGTTGTACTCTGCCTAAAACTAGAAGTGTCGAGGATGAAGACATATGGGAAGAGGGTAATGTGGAACCAGAAAATggaaaattgtttaaaatgCCTGACCAAGGTGAGGATTGTTCCTTGAATCTGAATTTTAATGGAATGAGAGTTGAAGCTCCTGAATGTAGTAATGTTAGTCTTAAGGGAAAGGAGAAGTTGCAGGAGGCCAAAGGTGGCAGTGAAACTGACACCTCTAGAGGCAAGCTTTTAGCTGAAGCTCCCGTTATGAAGTGGGGTTCTTTCCTGGATGATTGGGGATCAACCAGCAGGGATGCTTTGGCGAACCAAAGAGGATTAGATCTTGACGGCCACTGGGGTAGGGTGGACCATGATGCGGTGATTCCTGCTGAAAAAATTGCAGAATTAAAAGTCCATGCAACTGTTTATAGGGAAGACCCTGTTGAAATCCAACCATGTCGAGCCCCTTTGCGAAATGGAGAACTTTGTCAGAGGAGAGATTTGAAAATTTGTCCATTTCATGGACCTATTATTCCTCGAGATGACGAAGGCAAACCAATTGATACAGGCTCATCAATAGAAGATCAGGCTGCACAGTTGGTGGATCAGCAAGAGCCCATCAATGCATGCCCTTCAGTAGCGGAGAAAATACATGATTTGGATGATAAACTTGTGGAAAAATTAGCCAAGCAGGCTGTAAAAAATGTCCGACAAAGAGATAGAGAGGAGACAAAGAAGAGAGAGCAGGACAAACAGATTTTGAAGCGGGCAAAGCTTGCAAAAGTTCGAGAACATAATCAAGAAGTTCTACGTGATGCTGCACTGGCGTCCACCTCAAGATCCTTACATGCTGGAGAAGATCAGGATAGATCGTCTTTATCTAAATCTTCGTCCACGAGTAAGAAAGAAACTCTGGCATCTatgttaaaaaagaaagaaactgCCAAAGATAGATTGGGTCAAAGGCTTCTAAACGCCCGTGTTAGAGATGCAACAGTACGACAGTTAACGGTGGCTGAGGATTCAAATTATCGTGAAGCCTTTCCAAATCAGTGGTAA
- the LOC107009654 gene encoding UV-stimulated scaffold protein A homolog isoform X2, protein MKRDHSQVRYLALLIIDELFMRSKLFRTIVVENLDQLLTLSVGFRRNLPLPPPASVASVLRPKAIEFLEKWNSSFGIHYRQLRLGYDYLKNTLRFQFPNLQANAARIRQERREREMRTKEILLKKFETLKENLASIKDEIQSTVDEIGECLNILSTKDEEDILLPSLDDEDIVEFRNSELRQIRLDSLKEGEKIKVDSENEVVFDALRELFKVLVTNHMVTLQEWISVLIRVETTDTSFRDAILKDFIDIRNHLKSVKKKCEESGCTLPKTRSVEDEDIWEEGNVEPENGKLFKMPDQGEDCSLNLNFNGMRVEAPECSNVSLKGKEKLQEAKGGSETDTSRGKLLAEAPVMKWGSFLDDWGSTSRDALANQRGLDLDGHWGRVDHDAVIPAEKIAELKVHATVYREDPVEIQPCRAPLRNGELCQRRDLKICPFHGPIIPRDDEGKPIDTGSSIEDQAAQLVDQQEPINACPSVAEKIHDLDDKLVEKLAKQAVKNVRQRDREETKKREQDKQILKRAKLAKVREHNQEVLRDAALASTSRSLHAGEDQDRSSLSKSSSTSKKETLASMLKKKETAKDRLGQRLLNARVRDATVRQLTVAEDSNYREAFPNQW, encoded by the exons ATGAAACGTGACCACTCTCAG GTACGATATCTCGCTCTTCTCATAATAGATGAACTCTTTATGCGCTCAAAGCTTTTTAGAACTATTGTTGTCGAGAACTTGGATCAGTTACTCACATTAAGTGTTGGCTTCAGAAGGAATCTGCCGCTTCCGCCTCCTGCCTCTGTTGCTTCTGTATTACGCCCCAAAGCAATTGAGTTCTTAGAGAAGTGGAATTCTTCATTTGGTATTCATTATAGGCAGCTCAGGCTGGGGTATGACTATTTGAAGAACACCCTCCGctttcaatttccaaatttgCAAGCAAATGCAGCTAGGATTCGGCAGGAAAGGAGGGAAAGAGAGATGAGGACAAAGGAGATCCTGCTGAAGAAGTTTGAAACCTTGAAGGAGAACCTTGCTTCTATAAAAGATGAAATTCAGTCAACAGTTGATGAAATTGGCGAGTGTTTGAACATTTTAAGCACAAAGGACGAAGAAGATATATTGTTGCCTTCTTTAGATGATGAAGATATTGTGGAGTTCCGCAACTCTGAACTCCGACAAATCCGTCTTGATTCCTTGAAGGAGGGGGAAAAGATTAAAGTTGACAGTGAGAATGAAGTTGTATTTGATGCATTGAGGGAACTATTCAAGGTTCTAGTAACAAACCATATGGTCACATTGCAAGAATGGATCTCTGTTCTCATAAGAGTGGAAACAACCGACACTAGTTTCAGGGACGCCATATTAAAGGATTTTATTGATATTCGTAATCATCTCAAATCAGTGAAGAAAAAATGTGAAGAATCTGGTTGTACTCTGCCTAAAACTAGAAGTGTCGAGGATGAAGACATATGGGAAGAGGGTAATGTGGAACCAGAAAATggaaaattgtttaaaatgCCTGACCAAGGTGAGGATTGTTCCTTGAATCTGAATTTTAATGGAATGAGAGTTGAAGCTCCTGAATGTAGTAATGTTAGTCTTAAGGGAAAGGAGAAGTTGCAGGAGGCCAAAGGTGGCAGTGAAACTGACACCTCTAGAGGCAAGCTTTTAGCTGAAGCTCCCGTTATGAAGTGGGGTTCTTTCCTGGATGATTGGGGATCAACCAGCAGGGATGCTTTGGCGAACCAAAGAGGATTAGATCTTGACGGCCACTGGGGTAGGGTGGACCATGATGCGGTGATTCCTGCTGAAAAAATTGCAGAATTAAAAGTCCATGCAACTGTTTATAGGGAAGACCCTGTTGAAATCCAACCATGTCGAGCCCCTTTGCGAAATGGAGAACTTTGTCAGAGGAGAGATTTGAAAATTTGTCCATTTCATGGACCTATTATTCCTCGAGATGACGAAGGCAAACCAATTGATACAGGCTCATCAATAGAAGATCAGGCTGCACAGTTGGTGGATCAGCAAGAGCCCATCAATGCATGCCCTTCAGTAGCGGAGAAAATACATGATTTGGATGATAAACTTGTGGAAAAATTAGCCAAGCAGGCTGTAAAAAATGTCCGACAAAGAGATAGAGAGGAGACAAAGAAGAGAGAGCAGGACAAACAGATTTTGAAGCGGGCAAAGCTTGCAAAAGTTCGAGAACATAATCAAGAAGTTCTACGTGATGCTGCACTGGCGTCCACCTCAAGATCCTTACATGCTGGAGAAGATCAGGATAGATCGTCTTTATCTAAATCTTCGTCCACGAGTAAGAAAGAAACTCTGGCATCTatgttaaaaaagaaagaaactgCCAAAGATAGATTGGGTCAAAGGCTTCTAAACGCCCGTGTTAGAGATGCAACAGTACGACAGTTAACGGTGGCTGAGGATTCAAATTATCGTGAAGCCTTTCCAAATCAGTGGTAA